DNA from bacterium:
TTTGCAATCCCTAAAAAAACATCATATTCTACTGATGCTTCTGTTCTTATTCCTCCAAAGTCCCCCCATGATTTATGAAATCTTCCTGTCATATTTAAAACTGGCTTGCCTAAATTCCTTAAATACTTTGCATAAACAGGTAAATAATCATATCCCCATCCACCTGTTGGTAGACATTCTAATTCCAGGTAATTTCCTATATCCTGTTGTAAAAAATATGGGATACCATTGAAGTAAAGAAGAAGTTCTGGATTTAAATTCCTTGCTGTTTGGGAAATCCTCTCTGCCATTCTCACAGCAGAAAACAAAACAAACTCTTTCTGTTTCTCAAAATCATCCCATTTTATACCTTTCTCTTTCATCTCACCAATACAATCAGGACAAACACAGGGAGAATTTGGAGCAAAACAATCAAGAAAAAGTCCATCAACTGGATATTTTGAAACAACCTCTTTTACTATTTCTAAAATATAGTCCTTATAGGGAGTGTTATAACACATTAGTCGGAAAAAACTATCTAACCTATCTGGTTTGTAAATATATCCTTCTGGTGTTATCTTACACCATTCTCTATGATGTATTGCATCTTCGTGGCTTATACCTACATTTATATATGCAGAAATTGCAATCCCTTTCTTTTTACAAAATTCAACAAGTTTCCCAAACATATCATATTTTAAGGATGGATGTTTATTCCCTATTTCTGTATCATAATAACACATACCTAAATTACATTTGGCAGGAAAAACTATAAAATCAACTCCACACCTTTTTATCCTATCTGTAAACTCATCTGGATTGAATTTTTCTCCAACATCTGGACACGCTGGCATTGTATGAAAATCAAAAAAAAGACATCTCTTTGGTTTATGCATTTTTCCCCCTATGGGTAAAAGTTGTTTTGCTAAAAAAGAAAAATTTTAAATTGTAATTGTAATTTTCATCCCTCCAAAAAGTCATTTAACAACATGGTAAATCCGACGCTCCTTTTGGCAAAAGTAATGGGACTATCTCCATCTTCTTTTTGGAGGACACTGAAAAACACGCTTTGTATTTTTCAGTCATCTCGTATCCGCTGGGTATTTACTATTTTATTATTATCTCTCATAAATTAAACAAACCTACTACAAAACCTACATTCTTTGTCATCACACAACAAAAGCGTTGGACACTCTTTTAATGCTTTTATACCCAGGGCATACATTTGTTCTGCCTCAATTACCTTTATCTCTCCAAAACCTAAAACTGCTTTTTTAATAATTAGTCCTTCTTGTATTAACTTTCTGTACATTTTTGATTCTTCAGCCGGTACACGATAAAAATCTCTATGACCTGGTAGATGTTTTTCTATCAAAATACTCTCTATAGTCCCATCTTCTTTTTTCATTCTACAAATACATTTCCCAAGATATGGTATGTTTAATTCATCTTCTAAAAAATGAAAAAATGTCGTTGTTGCAAGGTCAGCCCCAAACCATATCATCTTCCCATTATTTTCAAGTAGTTTCCCAAAAGGACTCCTTCTACAAGTTGGTGGGTCTGTTGGAAGATGGTCAACCAAACATTTATTTGCAAGCGGACCTATTCCAGCAACTGAATGTGATGGATGTAAACTTCTTATAACACCTTCTCTTTTCAGAAACATTGATGGAATTTTACCTGTATTTACAATATTGCTGTTTTTATCAAAAGGACGGTATATTGGTTCTATTGGAGCGCATTCTCCTTCAAAATAGATATAAGAACTTGTAAAAGTCGGTAAAAGTAGAGTTCCTTCTTTACCTATAACATCTAAAAACGCATCAATTACTGTATCTGCCCCACCTTCTATATGCCCAAAATGAGACAGCCCACTATGAACTAAAACTAAATTTCCATTTTTAATTCCTACATCTTTCAATGATTTAATAATATCCTCTTTATTTATACATAAGGTATACTTATTTTTAAGATAGCCATATTCAGCAAGAAATTCTATTGCCCCTATATATTCTCTTACTTTTGCCTCTTTTATATCCTGTTTTGATTCTATTTCTGCTTCTTGTATAAGATATTTCAGGCTTTTATTTCCATCCATATTAGCCAGAACTCTTGCAAAAGGACCATATATACAACCATCAGGTAGTTTCCTTCTTTCTTCCTTAGGGACCTTTGCTAAGTCAAAAGGAAAACCTCTTGTTATTCTTTCAGGTATTATTGTTTCTGCTATTTTCCACAATGTATTGTTTATATCATGATGTTTTTCAATTGATGATATTGATGGTTCTTCAAGAGTACTCATTTTTGCAGGGTTAGTAGTCAAAACATTGGCAGTAAATGCTGCATAAAAAGTTGAATACTGTTTAACAATTGGTATTTGTATAAAATCCATTGTTTGACATGAATTATGATGTACTACTGCTTGCTTAAGTGTCCATATAACTGGAATACCAACGGTAGGGTCTGCTAAAAACATATCATCAAAATATGCACCTTCTTCTTTTATTTCAAATTTTATATCTGGCAGGTCTTCATTTGGAATATTATTTGCCATTTCTTCAAAAATGGAATTACCAAAAAAAGGAGATGCTTTTGGACTTAACCAACAATTTACATTCTCACCTTTTCTACAAGTAAGTCCATCTAAATTCATTGCACCTACTACCTCATTTCTTAAATTTCCACCTCTTTTTTCTACATAAGCAGCGAATCCATACATCTCAAGCCCAGAAACTAATCTGAGCGTAAATTTTGGTTTTGGTAAAATACCTGAATCAAAAAGTGTTTTTAAGACCTTTGCAATACATATCCCTGTAATAACACCTAATGAATTATCACTTGCCAGGGGCTCATAAAGATGACTTATTAGCCAGAATTCTTTTTTATCTTCACCAGGTATTACCCCTGTTACTACATCTACTTCCCCTTCATGTCTTCTACCATCACATTCAACTTTTGCTATGACTTCACCTTTTCTTGATGCTGAAAGAAGTGTATCTCCTACTTTTGGACTTACACAAAAACCAATAAATGGTCTATCATCTGAATGAACATGCCAGTGATTTCCTTCTGTACAGGCATTCATCCAGCATATATCATCAGGTGTTAAATATCGCCCTGTAAGAGAAGTATTAATCCATCCAATTGCTCCCATATCTAATATGTATCTTACTACTTCATCTCTTGGTAGAATATCTGGGTCAAGAACAACCATTGTTTTATAAGCATCCTGACCA
Protein-coding regions in this window:
- a CDS encoding AAC(3) family N-acetyltransferase, which codes for MNNKKLYSQIYEIIDEKYLFYNIERLWKVEFGQTFKDYHNAAELTARLIKEVGLQNVEKISFPADGKTSYQDKITPLAWDASYGKLTIIKSPVSLQDNVVADYKRHPFHLIKGSVSTPPEGLNVRLITWEQLTHGQDAYKTMVVLDPDILPRDEVVRYILDMGAIGWINTSLTGRYLTPDDICWMNACTEGNHWHVHSDDRPFIGFCVSPKVGDTLLSASRKGEVIAKVECDGRRHEGEVDVVTGVIPGEDKKEFWLISHLYEPLASDNSLGVITGICIAKVLKTLFDSGILPKPKFTLRLVSGLEMYGFAAYVEKRGGNLRNEVVGAMNLDGLTCRKGENVNCWLSPKASPFFGNSIFEEMANNIPNEDLPDIKFEIKEEGAYFDDMFLADPTVGIPVIWTLKQAVVHHNSCQTMDFIQIPIVKQYSTFYAAFTANVLTTNPAKMSTLEEPSISSIEKHHDINNTLWKIAETIIPERITRGFPFDLAKVPKEERRKLPDGCIYGPFARVLANMDGNKSLKYLIQEAEIESKQDIKEAKVREYIGAIEFLAEYGYLKNKYTLCINKEDIIKSLKDVGIKNGNLVLVHSGLSHFGHIEGGADTVIDAFLDVIGKEGTLLLPTFTSSYIYFEGECAPIEPIYRPFDKNSNIVNTGKIPSMFLKREGVIRSLHPSHSVAGIGPLANKCLVDHLPTDPPTCRRSPFGKLLENNGKMIWFGADLATTTFFHFLEDELNIPYLGKCICRMKKEDGTIESILIEKHLPGHRDFYRVPAEESKMYRKLIQEGLIIKKAVLGFGEIKVIEAEQMYALGIKALKECPTLLLCDDKECRFCSRFV